The region AGTAGAAGAAGATAAAACCGGTTCACCTGTGAGTGtgacaaataataaacaatcattaattaaaaacagtAATTCTAAAGAGAGcaagaaagaaaataattaattaccgTACCGCGACGGTGCATTATGAGCCGACTGTAGTGAGACAAGTGGATCATGAATTCATCAAAAGTTCCGTTGATCGGCCCATCGGCGACGATACGGAGAACTTCGAGAGCCTTTTCTTCACCAATTAGAGCCAACTTTCGCCGTGTCTGGTACCCTAACGGCGGTTGTTTCCTGGCTGTGGATAGTTGGTTAATCAGTTGCTCCACTGAAATAGGCAGAACTACGGGTTCCGGCTGCGGTGGATAATCAGTATTTTCCATAGATAGTTCAGTAATCAGGTAGCTAAAGAAGTGAAGTGACTGTGTCAACGGTCACGATTTTATAGGACTACGCGGCATCAAAACGACTTCGTTTAAAAACGACATGGTGATTATAAATAGCACAGAATCCCATTCACAAAACGATTTCATGCAAAGAAACTAGCATGAAGGACACgtataaaaaattactaaacgTGTCTTCCATGCAAAAGAAATTGACGGTAAAAAAACAGATATAAATTTCTTGAAAATAAGCATCGGCAGATTGAATTGATTGTCCTCTATCTTAGTGGAGTGTGTGGGTCACCAACAGTGGAGTACTACTGTACTAGTATTTATCTTGTGGTCCTGGTCCAACACCAAGGTTTAATTGATTGTagtctattttattaattagaaaagtTAAATACTTTCTCCATTTATTTAGTTTTccaataaactaaataaatttgtcaatatttaattgttcatttaaaattttaaaataacattagttattatttttttcgttttttttaattgtccatttagtaaaatatattttttttaattaattgtccatttacaattttaatataattttagccattatcttttaaatttattcatcCCTAATAAATAattccatatttttatttaaaaaatatttattatctaataggattatattaattttattttaataaattaagacaaaaagagtactatcttggtatgtgcaatattagttaaatggacaattaaaaaaaaacggaAAGAGTATCTTCAAATTTATCCCTCACTAATAAATGACTTTATAACTTAACTTGCAAATCATTTGTTacatactaaaattatattagtatttatttttattatttaagacAACAATctcaatattttaatatatacaattttggttaaatggataattaaaaaaacggagggagcatatttaataattatatactaGTACGAAACCCTCGCGTTGCTTTGGGTGAAactattttttcatttaaagaCAACTTgaatgttatattaattatttacacaGTTTCCAAATATTAAagacataaatatttttaataacattATTACAATTACAGTTTATATTTGTAACATTTACCAACGCAAATGTTTAACTCGTGATGTTTTCActacaatattaaaatatacttcAAACTAAATACTACTTTCAAAGAAGATCCGTCACCAGTTGAAGAGACCGACAGATTCCATAAAGTGTTGCAGAAAGAAGCAGGCACAATTGAGAAACTGTAAAAGTTGCAAAGAAAGTAGGCTTGGAGCATCTTCATGCTAATTCTGCaatttttaaatagataaaattgtATCATACAGAGGTCAAGCTATAACAATTCgaatacattttttttagtaaaaactaAAGGAGCAATTTTTATcgctaaaagaaaaataaactgaACCCAAACGAAATGGaatttgatataaataataaattgataaacaTGCTAATTATatagtacaaaaataaaaatgcattattaattttcatatttataattcgTAGTGTACAAATATTGTAAGAGCTAATAAACGTATAaccaaaaataaagaaaaagactaaaaaaataaaattcttttatGACAGATTAAACATACTAATGAACaagaaaattataattataacaatcaaaactaaaaaaaatcaatttgaatTGTTCTTTAaggacttaattttttttaaagaaatgaaATAAGTTGCATAGTGAAAACAAATAgcaattgatttttaaaattgaaaaatatagtcgttttataatcatcataaaaccattaattattttaaattttattaaatttgtttgataaaataacagtaaagttaattatataaaagttaaaatatgaacacctattattaaattatttaagttatttcagtgaaaattattaaaaatggcATAAAGTAACGAATAAAGTAATCATTGATCTACTATTATATACAAAATGCAAATattattttagaagtttaaaaaataatatatgttGTAATAGATTTTCTAGAATCATATTCTTTTAGTGTAAAATTTGCACCCCAACTAACATTTAGTTATGGAAATAATATAGGGGCGTaatcttttatatataaatatacggAACTTGACATTGCTTCGAAAAAAACTATGTCAAAATGTAAATACATCATTAAGTCAGACAACAGCATGAAATAAATATCtaataatatattaacaaaatatacataaaCTAAATTTAACTATACCTCACAAATCAAGCATGTTTTAATATGAATTgtagtataattaatttataatttaatatattttaaaaataggacataaagtttaataaaaatacataacaataatcaaatttatacaatttattGGAAATATTTATGTAACAGAAAGGTAATTGTTAGAGTATTAAAATAgtgagtaattttttttgaaagaaaatagtgagtaattaattattattttttttggtacaaggATGAGAGGCAAAGCCTAAAAACACTTAAGACACAATTCTTCTAATATAAGAAGTCCCATGAAGATCATGCATGATCCAGGGAACCAGGCTAGGGGGAGGGTTATCGTGAAAGATTAACCCGAAAAAGTTGTCGTTGCTCAGAGACGCAAGATGGTCCGCAGCGAAGTTCGCTTCtctgaaaatgtgaaaaatcTGAACCTCCCAGTCACGGTTCATAAGCTCTCGAATGGCAGCAACAATGTTTGAGAACTCGCCTGCATCAGTCCTGCTCACAATCTTATCCACCACTATCTTGCTATCAACTTCAAGAATAACTTTGTTCAAACCCAGATTCCACCCTAACTGCAGACCATGAAGAACACCACGATATTCAGCCTCAAGAACTGATCCCGTCCCAATATTAGCTTCGAAGCTAGCAAGCCAACGACCCAAGGTGTCTCTGACGATCCCTCCTGCCTTAGCAACATTCGTAATTGCATTATACGCTCCATCCGTATTGATTTTAGTCCACTGATCAGGGGGACACACCCAACTAATATTAACTTCACTGGTGTTGTGCACTGGATTCATATGCACCCGCCGATCATTGAATGCCTTAGTAATATAATCCACTCGCCTGTATATATCATTAAGAATCTGATTCACCGAAGTCTTCTTATTACCCAACACCGTATTATTGCGCCAAGTCCAAATACACCAAAGAGTTACACCAAACTTACAATTCCAATCCTCACTATGATTGAAGATAGAATTAGGGGACAAGTTGGATAAAATCCAGGACTTATAATCCAAGCTAAAGAACCTGCTATGCGAAGGCCCCTCAACTAATCTAAGCCAAATCTGCTTAGCATACATGCAGTGGCGGAACACATGATCACCATCTTCTATAGTCGCAAAGCACCTCGGACATGACTCATCATTCGTTAAATGCCTACGACTTCTTTCAGCATTACACAATATTTTACCATGTATAGCGAGCcataataaatgttttatacgCTCAGGACCTTTCCATTGCCAAACCACCTTCCAACAATACTCTTCATTGTCCCAATTTGGATCAGCTAAATGTTTATACGCAGAGCTTGTAGTAAATTGACCAGACGCTGAGAACCCCCAATAAATAAGGTCTTTACCATAACCAGGATTAGGAGGGATAAATTTtgctattttgataatccaAGAGTTTGGAAGATAATGAGCAAATTTTTCCCACCACCACTGACCATTAATATCCACATAACCACTAACAGTATCATCCATCAAAGCCAAAGGAATAGGGATAGAAGACACCTGGTTTAGCGTAGTACTTTCACCGAGCCAAGGATCAGTCCAGAACCGCGCTGTCCTACCATCGCACACAGCCCACCTAATACCTTCACAAACCTGCGGCCATATCTTGCTTAAAGCCTTCCAGAGATGAGAATTACAAGATCTCCTTCGAACACTGGTTATGCTGTCTTCTTTGACGCTATACTTAGCCTTAATCACCTCAACCCAAAGGCTTTTCTGGTTGGTAATAATAGACCAGGCAAGCTTCATCAACAAAGCATTGTTCAtaaaactcaaatttttaaagCCAAGACCCCCGCGCAATTTGGGTTGACAAATCGTCGTCCAGTTAACTAAGCTCAGCTTTCTTCCATCGGTAGAGGAACCCCAAAGAAATTGCCGACAGCTCTTCTCTATAGAATCGCAATCTCCTTTAGGAAGCGCTAGAGTTTGCATGGCATAAAGAGGAACCGCTGCAACAACTGACTTAGCTAAAGTAGCACG is a window of Mercurialis annua linkage group LG2, ddMerAnnu1.2, whole genome shotgun sequence DNA encoding:
- the LOC126669627 gene encoding uncharacterized protein LOC126669627, which produces MENTDYPPQPEPVVLPISVEQLINQLSTARKQPPLGYQTRRKLALIGEEKALEVLRIVADGPINGTFDEFMIHLSHYSRLIMHRRGEPVLSSSTPISVNVEESSSVGSSSTC